A genomic segment from Actinomadura hallensis encodes:
- a CDS encoding glycoside hydrolase family 3 protein, with translation MTTDDIATASDIARLARGTLLPSFPGATAPRWLLDELEAGLAGVTLFALTGNVPSPESLAALTAQLRKAGDPFVAIDEEGGDVTRLGGHRSGSPYPGNAALGAVDDTELTRRIYRSMGAELAEVGVNVNFAPSVDVNTADDNPVIGTRSFGSDPGLVARHAAAAVAGTQEAGVAACAKHFPGHGATVEDSHLMVPLVDADLDLLERRELVPFRAAIEAGTRAVMTGHLNLPAITRGTPATLSHDAITGLLRERLGYRGVIVTDALDMEGASGAIGIPEAAVRALAAGADLLCLGPNEHAETVRAVLAAITGAVRAGRLSPGRLRDAAERTARLRAWLAGPSPAAADRAAGLEAARRAVRVSGALPGWDGPPLVVETEATGNIAVGPTPWGLGPWAPDAVRTDGSDGAAARVLKEAAGRGLVVVLRDAHRHASQRALATALLTARPDTVVVEMGLPVWRPGSAVYVATYGAAAANAQAAAEILGLA, from the coding sequence GTGACGACCGACGACATCGCGACCGCATCGGACATCGCCCGGCTGGCGCGCGGGACGCTGCTCCCGTCGTTCCCCGGCGCGACCGCGCCCCGCTGGCTGCTGGACGAGCTGGAGGCCGGCCTCGCCGGCGTCACGCTGTTCGCCCTCACCGGCAACGTCCCGAGCCCGGAGTCCCTCGCCGCGCTCACCGCGCAGCTGCGCAAGGCGGGCGACCCGTTCGTGGCGATCGACGAGGAGGGCGGCGACGTCACCCGCCTCGGCGGCCACCGCTCGGGCAGCCCCTACCCCGGCAACGCCGCGCTCGGCGCCGTCGACGACACGGAGCTGACCCGGCGGATCTACCGGTCGATGGGCGCCGAGCTGGCGGAGGTGGGCGTCAACGTCAACTTCGCGCCGTCGGTGGACGTCAACACCGCCGACGACAACCCCGTGATCGGCACCCGCTCGTTCGGCTCCGACCCCGGCCTCGTCGCGCGGCACGCCGCCGCGGCGGTCGCCGGGACGCAGGAGGCGGGCGTCGCGGCGTGCGCGAAGCACTTCCCGGGCCACGGCGCGACGGTGGAGGACTCCCACCTGATGGTCCCGCTGGTCGACGCCGACCTCGACCTGCTGGAGCGCCGCGAGCTGGTCCCGTTCCGCGCCGCGATCGAGGCCGGCACCCGCGCGGTGATGACCGGGCATCTGAACCTGCCCGCGATCACCCGCGGGACGCCCGCCACGCTGTCCCACGACGCGATCACCGGGCTGCTGCGCGAACGGCTCGGCTACCGCGGGGTCATCGTGACCGACGCGCTCGACATGGAGGGCGCGAGCGGCGCGATCGGCATCCCGGAGGCGGCGGTCCGGGCGCTCGCCGCGGGCGCCGACCTGCTGTGCCTCGGCCCCAACGAGCACGCCGAGACCGTCCGGGCGGTCCTGGCGGCGATCACCGGGGCCGTCCGGGCCGGGCGGCTGTCGCCCGGCCGGCTGCGGGACGCCGCCGAGCGCACCGCCCGGCTCCGCGCGTGGCTCGCGGGCCCCTCCCCCGCCGCGGCCGACCGCGCCGCCGGGCTGGAGGCCGCCCGCCGCGCCGTCCGCGTGTCGGGGGCGCTGCCCGGCTGGGACGGGCCGCCGCTGGTCGTCGAGACGGAGGCCACGGGCAACATCGCGGTCGGGCCGACCCCGTGGGGCCTCGGCCCGTGGGCGCCGGACGCCGTGCGGACCGACGGGTCGGACGGCGCCGCCGCACGCGTGCTCAAGGAGGCCGCCGGGCGCGGCCTGGTGGTCGTGCTCCGCGACGCGCACCGGCACGCGAGCCAGCGCGCCCTGGCCACGGCGCTTCTGACGGCCCGCCCCGACACCGTCGTGGTGGAGATGGGCCTGCCCGTCTGGCGCCCCGGCTCGGCGGTCTACGTCGCCACCTACGGCGCCGCCGCGGCCAACGCCCAGGCGGCGGCCGAGATCCTGGGCCTGGCCTGA